A region from the Amycolatopsis camponoti genome encodes:
- the macS gene encoding MacS family sensor histidine kinase yields MTTRRSPDPITPMWRGVLAFRLLTWAFACGTVIVQSGHYQREWLAWTILGVMALWSVVSSFFYLRERTRPPALVVFDLVFTTALLLTSPWVLSDAQFALNVPLITTVWAAVPAVAAGARFGASGGVLAGLVLGVATGLAREKFDLDVARDGVLLAAAGLLVGMAATMGRRSAARLEQALRKEAATAERERLARSIHDSVLQVLARVRKRGNEVGGEAAELAKLAGEQEIALRSLVTTEPLRSNDGETASLRAALQLLATSSVQVSTPADDVELPAHVTDELVAVTREALSNVEKHAGPDARAWVLLEDLGGEVVVSVRDDGPGIPDGVLERAAAAGHLGVVESIRGRVRDLGGSATLDTGPGRGTEWEVRVPSTRGAR; encoded by the coding sequence GTGACCACCCGGCGGTCACCGGACCCGATCACGCCCATGTGGCGTGGCGTGCTGGCGTTCCGCCTGCTCACCTGGGCGTTCGCCTGCGGCACCGTGATCGTCCAAAGCGGGCACTACCAGCGGGAATGGCTCGCCTGGACGATCCTCGGCGTGATGGCCCTGTGGTCGGTGGTCAGCAGCTTCTTCTACCTGCGCGAGCGCACGCGGCCGCCGGCACTGGTCGTCTTCGACCTCGTGTTCACGACCGCGTTGCTGCTGACCTCGCCCTGGGTGCTCAGCGACGCGCAGTTCGCGTTGAACGTCCCGCTCATCACGACGGTGTGGGCGGCGGTGCCGGCCGTCGCCGCGGGCGCGCGCTTCGGTGCGAGCGGCGGGGTGCTGGCCGGGCTGGTCCTCGGCGTCGCGACCGGGCTGGCGCGGGAGAAGTTCGACCTCGACGTCGCCCGCGACGGCGTCCTGCTCGCCGCAGCCGGGCTGCTGGTCGGCATGGCGGCGACGATGGGACGGCGGTCCGCGGCACGGCTGGAGCAGGCGCTGCGGAAGGAAGCGGCGACGGCCGAGCGGGAACGGCTGGCCCGGTCGATCCACGACAGCGTGCTGCAGGTGCTGGCCCGGGTCCGCAAGCGCGGCAACGAGGTCGGCGGGGAAGCGGCCGAGCTGGCGAAGCTGGCCGGTGAGCAGGAGATCGCGCTGCGGTCGCTGGTGACGACCGAGCCGCTGAGGTCGAACGACGGCGAAACCGCGAGCCTGCGGGCCGCGCTGCAACTGCTCGCGACGTCGTCGGTGCAGGTCTCGACCCCGGCGGACGACGTCGAGCTGCCCGCGCACGTCACCGACGAACTGGTCGCCGTGACGCGCGAAGCGCTCTCGAACGTGGAGAAGCACGCGGGCCCCGACGCGCGGGCCTGGGTGCTTCTGGAAGACCTCGGTGGCGAGGTCGTGGTCAGCGTCCGCGACGACGGACCGGGCATTCCGGACGGCGTTCTCGAGCGAGCGGCCGCGGCCGGGCACCTCGGCGTGGTGGAATCCATCCGGGGGAGGGTGCGCGACCTCGGTGGGAGCGCGACCCTCGACACCGGGCCCGGCCGGGGCACGGAGTGGGAGGTCAGGGTGCCGAGCACGAGGGGTGCGAGATGA
- a CDS encoding response regulator: MSDEPRISVMVVDDHPIWRDGVARDLTEHGFDVRATAPDAGAALRIAKTVLPDVVLMDLNLGTTSGVDATREITAALPSTKVLVLSASGEHKDVLEAVKAGASGYLVKSASAAELVDAVRRTAAGDPVFTAGLAGLVLGEYRRMADASIEDTAGAEPPRLTERETDVLRLVAKGLTARQIAERLVLSHRTVENHVQSTLRKLQLHNRVELARYAIEHGLDEE, encoded by the coding sequence ATGAGCGACGAGCCGCGGATCTCCGTGATGGTGGTCGACGACCACCCGATCTGGCGTGACGGGGTGGCCCGCGACCTGACCGAGCACGGCTTCGACGTGCGGGCGACCGCCCCGGACGCCGGGGCGGCGCTGCGGATCGCGAAGACCGTGCTGCCGGACGTCGTGCTGATGGACCTCAACCTCGGCACGACCTCCGGCGTGGACGCCACCCGCGAGATCACGGCGGCGCTGCCGTCGACGAAGGTACTGGTGCTGTCCGCGAGCGGCGAGCACAAGGACGTCCTCGAGGCGGTGAAGGCCGGCGCGTCCGGCTACCTGGTCAAGTCGGCGTCCGCGGCGGAGCTGGTGGACGCGGTGCGCCGGACCGCGGCCGGCGACCCCGTGTTCACCGCGGGCCTGGCCGGGCTGGTGCTCGGCGAGTACCGGCGGATGGCCGACGCGTCGATCGAGGACACCGCGGGCGCCGAGCCGCCCCGGCTGACCGAGCGCGAAACGGACGTCCTGCGCCTGGTCGCGAAGGGGCTGACCGCGCGGCAGATCGCCGAGCGGCTCGTGCTGTCGCACCGCACGGTCGAGAACCACGTGCAGTCGACGCTGCGGAAGCTGCAGCTGCACAACCGCGTCGAGCTGGCCCGGTACGCGATCGAGCACGGCCTCGACGAGGAGTAG
- a CDS encoding DUF1707 SHOCT-like domain-containing protein — MGEEETTAAEPVTETKPLGERDLRVSDDEREHVVGVLQKAIGRGMIDLDEFTERTDRALASRTRGELNAVLADLAGLYHPAAAAAAAPSYAAPPVGYGGSYTPGRRFELNAKYSSLVRSGPWVVPPEMVVRNKYGSTKLDFTEAQVQSPVVHIELDAKWGSVEVIIPEHAAVDVNSITDVKFGSLEDKTRSNGHMGNPRFVLSGRVHGGSLVIRHPRRGLFG, encoded by the coding sequence ATGGGCGAGGAAGAGACCACGGCGGCGGAACCGGTGACCGAAACCAAGCCGTTGGGCGAGCGCGATCTTCGGGTGTCCGACGACGAGCGCGAGCACGTCGTCGGGGTCCTGCAGAAGGCGATCGGCCGCGGGATGATCGACCTCGACGAGTTCACCGAGCGCACCGACCGCGCACTGGCGTCGCGGACCCGCGGCGAGCTGAACGCGGTGCTGGCGGACCTCGCCGGGCTCTACCACCCGGCGGCCGCGGCCGCCGCCGCGCCGTCGTACGCGGCGCCGCCGGTCGGCTACGGCGGCAGCTACACGCCCGGACGGCGCTTCGAACTCAACGCGAAGTACTCGTCGCTGGTCCGCAGCGGGCCGTGGGTGGTGCCGCCCGAGATGGTCGTGCGCAACAAGTACGGGTCGACGAAGCTCGACTTCACCGAGGCCCAGGTGCAGTCGCCGGTGGTGCACATCGAGCTGGACGCCAAGTGGGGCTCGGTCGAGGTGATCATCCCGGAGCACGCGGCGGTCGACGTCAACTCGATCACCGACGTCAAGTTCGGCTCGCTGGAGGACAAGACGCGCAGCAACGGGCACATGGGGAACCCGCGCTTCGTGCTGAGCGGCCGGGTCCACGGCGGCTCGCTGGTCATCCGGCACCCGCGGCGCGGGTTGTTCGGCTAG
- a CDS encoding MFS transporter yields MTITAGAPVEAPVETARAGRREWVGLAVLALPTLLVSLDVFVLVLALPKLAAGLHADGTQQLWIMDTYGFMVAGFMVTMGTLGDRIGRRKLLLIGAAAFGIASVAAAFSTTAGMLIAARAVLGIAGATLAPSTLSLIGTLFKNPQQRAQAIGIWAGCFTVGAIIGPMVGGFLLEHFWWGSVFLLGVPAMVLLLVIGPKLLPEYRDEQAGRLDLPSVGLSLAAILPAVYGVKELARDGVHPLPAVSLITGLAVGYVFYKRQRALKDPLVDFSLFAAKAFRTTLGGMLLFSMLGGTTMLFTAQFLQVAQHLSPVGAALGLLPGMAASTVSFLAAPHLARRVKANVLIAGGVALAAAGMAILAVVDPAAGAGWPALGFAVTSLGVGPMVALGTDLVVGSVPQRKAGAAASLAQTVNEFGYALGIATVGTLGNAVAGAHGLPSGLHVVAGLAAVAFAVLVGFVARNLRAA; encoded by the coding sequence ATGACCATCACCGCTGGAGCGCCGGTCGAAGCGCCGGTCGAGACGGCGAGGGCCGGGCGCCGGGAGTGGGTCGGGCTGGCCGTGCTGGCCCTGCCGACCCTGCTCGTCTCGCTCGATGTCTTCGTCCTCGTCCTCGCGCTGCCGAAGCTCGCCGCCGGTTTGCACGCCGATGGCACCCAGCAGCTGTGGATCATGGACACCTACGGCTTCATGGTCGCCGGGTTCATGGTCACCATGGGGACCCTCGGCGACCGGATCGGGCGGCGGAAGCTGCTGCTCATCGGGGCCGCCGCCTTCGGGATCGCCTCCGTCGCCGCGGCCTTCTCGACCACCGCCGGCATGCTCATCGCCGCGCGGGCCGTGCTCGGGATCGCCGGGGCGACGCTCGCTCCGTCGACCCTCTCCCTCATCGGGACGCTCTTCAAGAACCCGCAGCAACGCGCCCAGGCCATCGGGATCTGGGCCGGCTGCTTCACCGTCGGCGCCATCATCGGCCCGATGGTCGGCGGCTTCCTGCTCGAGCACTTCTGGTGGGGCTCGGTCTTCCTCCTCGGCGTTCCCGCCATGGTCCTCTTGCTCGTCATCGGCCCGAAGCTGCTGCCCGAATACCGCGACGAGCAGGCCGGCCGCCTCGACCTGCCCAGCGTCGGCCTCTCGCTCGCCGCCATCCTGCCCGCCGTCTACGGCGTCAAGGAGCTGGCTCGCGACGGCGTCCACCCGCTTCCAGCCGTCTCCCTCATCACCGGCCTGGCCGTCGGGTACGTCTTCTACAAGCGGCAACGCGCCCTGAAGGACCCGCTGGTCGACTTCAGCCTCTTCGCCGCGAAGGCCTTCCGCACCACGCTCGGCGGGATGCTCCTGTTCAGCATGCTCGGCGGCACCACGATGCTGTTCACGGCGCAGTTCCTGCAGGTCGCGCAGCACCTCTCGCCGGTCGGGGCCGCGCTGGGGCTGCTGCCCGGGATGGCCGCCTCCACCGTCAGCTTCCTCGCCGCGCCCCACCTCGCGCGCCGGGTGAAGGCGAACGTCCTGATCGCCGGCGGCGTTGCCCTCGCCGCGGCCGGCATGGCGATCCTCGCCGTCGTCGACCCCGCGGCCGGGGCGGGGTGGCCCGCGCTCGGGTTCGCCGTGACGTCGCTGGGGGTCGGGCCGATGGTCGCGCTCGGCACCGATCTGGTCGTCGGCTCCGTTCCGCAGCGCAAGGCCGGGGCCGCCGCGTCGCTCGCCCAGACCGTCAACGAGTTCGGCTACGCCCTCGGCATCGCGACCGTCGGGACCCTGGGCAACGCCGTCGCCGGTGCGCACGGCCTGCCCAGCGGGCTGCACGTCGTCGCCGGGCTCGCCGCCGTCGCGTTCGCCGTGCTCGTCGGCTTCGTCGCGAGGAACCTCCGGGCCGCCTGA
- the ptsP gene encoding phosphoenolpyruvate--protein phosphotransferase, with amino-acid sequence MSELGAASAEKRPSAESLSGVAVSPGRASGPVVRVAEPLGEPAATPAPADPAAEAARITPAAAIVAGRLEKQAETATGEAATILITTAAMAADPALAAQAEQLVKTQGLPAARAVHQAAEGFAEALAAAGGYMAERVRDVRDVRDRLVAELLGIAPPGVPELASPSVLVARDLAPADTAGLDPAKVLALVTEEGGPTSHTAILARALGIPAVVAVRGLLSLDAQALAVDGDAGTVEVADPSAPVVTATKAQLAEWNGTGATSDGHRVKVYGNVGSPTDAQAAADAGAEGVGLFRTEFCYLDASDEPSVAEQRAAYTAVLSPFRGKPVIVRTLDAGADKPLAFLSPEAEPNPALGVRGLRVAFDRPEVLDRQLEAIAGAAEDSGAEVSVMAPMVATVEEAAWFAERVRAAGIARAGVMIEIPAAALSAREILEAVDFVSVGTNDLAQYTFAADRQLGAVAQLNDPWQPGLLRLLKLIGDAAKATGKPAGVCGEAAADPRLALVLAGLGLTSLSMNAPAIRTVGASLATATLADCERLAEAALATSNPADARAAARP; translated from the coding sequence ATGTCTGAGCTTGGTGCCGCCTCCGCGGAAAAGCGCCCGTCGGCGGAGTCTCTGTCCGGGGTTGCCGTCAGCCCGGGCCGCGCGAGTGGTCCCGTCGTCCGGGTCGCCGAGCCGCTCGGCGAGCCCGCCGCCACCCCCGCCCCGGCCGACCCCGCCGCCGAAGCCGCCCGGATCACGCCGGCGGCCGCGATCGTCGCCGGCCGGCTCGAGAAGCAGGCCGAGACCGCCACCGGCGAGGCCGCGACGATCCTCATCACCACCGCCGCCATGGCGGCCGATCCGGCGCTCGCGGCCCAGGCCGAACAGCTGGTCAAGACGCAGGGTCTGCCCGCCGCGCGAGCCGTCCACCAAGCTGCCGAAGGCTTCGCCGAAGCGCTGGCCGCCGCGGGCGGGTACATGGCCGAGCGCGTCCGCGACGTGCGCGACGTGCGCGACCGCCTGGTCGCCGAGCTGCTCGGCATCGCGCCGCCGGGGGTGCCGGAGCTGGCGTCGCCGAGCGTGCTGGTCGCGCGCGACCTCGCCCCGGCCGACACGGCGGGCCTGGACCCGGCGAAGGTGCTCGCCCTCGTCACCGAAGAAGGCGGCCCGACCAGTCACACCGCGATCCTCGCGCGGGCGTTGGGCATCCCGGCCGTCGTCGCTGTGCGCGGCCTGCTGAGCTTGGACGCGCAAGCGCTTGCGGTCGACGGCGACGCGGGCACCGTCGAGGTCGCGGACCCGTCCGCGCCGGTCGTGACGGCGACGAAGGCGCAGCTGGCCGAGTGGAACGGCACGGGCGCGACGTCCGACGGCCACCGCGTGAAGGTCTACGGCAACGTCGGCTCCCCGACCGACGCGCAGGCCGCGGCCGACGCGGGCGCGGAAGGCGTCGGCCTGTTCCGCACCGAGTTCTGCTACCTGGACGCCTCGGACGAACCGTCGGTGGCCGAGCAGCGCGCGGCGTACACGGCGGTGCTTTCGCCGTTCCGCGGCAAGCCGGTGATCGTGCGGACCCTGGACGCGGGCGCCGACAAACCGCTGGCGTTCCTCTCCCCGGAAGCCGAGCCGAACCCGGCGCTCGGCGTCCGCGGGCTGCGCGTGGCGTTCGACCGTCCCGAGGTGCTGGACCGCCAGCTCGAGGCGATCGCCGGCGCGGCGGAGGACTCCGGCGCCGAGGTCTCGGTGATGGCCCCCATGGTCGCGACGGTCGAGGAAGCCGCCTGGTTCGCCGAGCGCGTCCGCGCGGCGGGCATCGCCCGGGCGGGCGTGATGATCGAGATCCCGGCGGCGGCGCTGAGCGCCCGCGAGATCCTCGAAGCGGTCGACTTCGTATCGGTGGGCACGAACGACCTGGCGCAGTACACGTTCGCGGCGGACCGCCAGCTGGGTGCGGTGGCGCAGCTCAACGACCCGTGGCAGCCGGGCCTGTTGCGCCTGCTGAAGCTGATCGGCGACGCGGCGAAGGCCACGGGCAAGCCGGCCGGCGTGTGCGGCGAAGCGGCGGCGGACCCGAGGCTGGCGCTGGTCCTGGCGGGCCTGGGCCTGACGAGCCTGTCGATGAACGCCCCGGCGATCCGCACGGTGGGCGCAAGCCTGGCGACGGCAACCCTCGCGGACTGCGAGCGCCTGGCGGAGGCGGCACTGGCGACATCGAACCCGGCGGACGCGCGAGCAGCGGCTCGCCCCTGA
- a CDS encoding ribokinase, producing MNSDVLVVGSANADLVVAVDRRPAGGETVLGGDTVLSPGGKGANTAVAAGRLGADVALLGAVGDDPYGRLLLDSLRAAGVDTGLVRTSDRPTGIAYITVTPDGENAILVSPGANSSLEPGDVDAVFDGVEIMVASLEVPLPTVEHAVARAAEKGVKVLLNLSPAAKLSPETLAKLDVLLVNEHEAAWLTGPGADFRKLLELGPRAAVVTLGAAGAVVVENDSTTEVGSPEVEAVDTTGAGDAFAGALAASLADGSDLVAAAKRAVRVAAFSVTRHGAQPSYPTDADLGE from the coding sequence ATGAACTCCGACGTCCTCGTGGTGGGATCCGCCAATGCCGACCTCGTCGTCGCGGTGGACCGGCGGCCGGCCGGTGGCGAGACGGTACTGGGCGGCGACACCGTGCTTTCGCCGGGGGGCAAGGGCGCCAACACCGCCGTCGCGGCGGGCCGGCTCGGGGCGGATGTCGCGCTGCTCGGAGCCGTCGGTGACGATCCCTACGGCCGGTTGCTGCTCGACTCGTTGCGCGCCGCCGGCGTCGACACGGGATTGGTCCGGACCAGCGATCGGCCGACCGGCATCGCCTACATCACGGTCACCCCGGACGGCGAGAACGCCATCCTCGTGTCGCCCGGCGCCAACTCGAGCCTCGAACCCGGCGACGTCGACGCCGTCTTCGACGGGGTCGAGATCATGGTCGCCTCGCTGGAAGTGCCGCTGCCGACCGTCGAGCACGCCGTCGCGCGGGCCGCCGAAAAGGGCGTCAAGGTGCTGCTGAACCTTTCGCCCGCGGCGAAGCTGTCGCCGGAGACGCTGGCCAAGCTCGACGTCCTGCTCGTCAACGAACACGAAGCCGCCTGGCTGACCGGGCCCGGCGCCGACTTCCGGAAGCTCTTGGAGCTCGGGCCGCGGGCGGCCGTCGTCACGCTCGGCGCCGCCGGTGCGGTCGTCGTGGAAAACGACAGCACGACCGAGGTCGGGTCGCCGGAAGTCGAGGCCGTCGACACCACCGGTGCCGGGGACGCCTTCGCGGGCGCGCTCGCGGCGTCGCTCGCCGATGGCTCCGACCTCGTCGCCGCGGCGAAGCGCGCGGTGCGCGTCGCGGCCTTCAGCGTGACACGGCACGGCGCGCAGCCGTCCTACCCGACTGACGCTGACCTGGGGGAATGA
- a CDS encoding WXG100 family type VII secretion target — MADNPLIKTDAADDRSALEGAGLFQDFWDAGTAVADGNWTEGLVNAAFGAGGIAEFVADPIGTFASAAVGWAMEFFPWLREPLDWLTGDQVALENMVGTWENVGKELEKISTDLQDTVKKDSAAWEGASADAYRAFAEDRAATYAGVATGANAISKLVDICKTILSVVRSIVRDLISECVGKLISIACRYPGPALPAGMATEGTAEAVKTGSKCMEWIKKLLKAFKKAQELFHRIGDIFRRVKGALKRGAENLPGPLKKVGGLIKNEPRDTRTFLEKVREERPVRKKVKDTVSSDRSLGENLKELGKEIRNDTRKEFGEKFGENFRKDLWDDAKKEWGKESRKKKAEGVDDWVNGDDEPAEKQTTVQPPVFEQPGSQRISGSIE; from the coding sequence GTGGCCGACAACCCGTTGATCAAGACGGACGCGGCGGACGACCGCAGCGCGCTCGAAGGCGCCGGCCTCTTCCAGGACTTCTGGGACGCGGGCACCGCCGTCGCGGACGGCAACTGGACCGAGGGCTTGGTGAACGCCGCGTTCGGCGCCGGCGGCATCGCGGAATTCGTCGCGGACCCGATCGGCACCTTCGCCTCGGCCGCGGTGGGGTGGGCGATGGAGTTCTTCCCGTGGCTGCGAGAACCGCTCGACTGGCTGACCGGTGACCAGGTCGCCCTGGAGAACATGGTCGGGACCTGGGAGAACGTCGGCAAGGAGCTGGAGAAGATCAGCACCGACCTCCAGGACACCGTCAAGAAGGACAGTGCGGCTTGGGAAGGCGCCTCGGCGGACGCCTACCGCGCCTTCGCCGAAGACCGCGCGGCGACGTACGCCGGCGTGGCGACCGGGGCCAACGCGATTTCGAAGCTGGTCGACATCTGCAAAACGATCTTGAGCGTGGTGCGCTCGATCGTGCGTGACCTGATCTCCGAGTGCGTCGGCAAGCTCATCAGCATCGCTTGCCGGTACCCGGGCCCGGCGCTGCCGGCGGGCATGGCCACCGAGGGCACCGCCGAAGCCGTCAAGACCGGCAGCAAGTGCATGGAGTGGATCAAGAAGCTGCTGAAGGCCTTCAAGAAGGCGCAGGAGCTGTTCCACCGCATCGGCGACATCTTCCGGCGGGTCAAGGGTGCGCTGAAGCGCGGCGCGGAAAACCTGCCCGGCCCGCTGAAGAAGGTCGGCGGCCTGATCAAGAACGAGCCGCGCGACACCCGGACGTTCCTCGAGAAGGTTCGCGAGGAACGTCCGGTTCGGAAGAAGGTGAAGGACACCGTCTCGTCGGACCGGTCGCTCGGCGAGAACCTCAAGGAGCTCGGCAAGGAGATCCGGAACGACACCCGGAAGGAGTTCGGCGAGAAGTTCGGGGAGAACTTCCGCAAGGACCTCTGGGACGACGCCAAGAAGGAGTGGGGCAAGGAGTCCCGGAAGAAGAAGGCCGAAGGGGTCGACGACTGGGTGAACGGCGACGACGAGCCGGCGGAGAAACAGACGACCGTCCAGCCGCCGGTGTTCGAACAGCCGGGTTCGCAGCGGATTTCGGGTTCGATCGAATGA
- a CDS encoding YbaB/EbfC family nucleoid-associated protein yields MTNPEQMIADFEARMAESQRKAERMVGEIEAVSVSARSKDGQIGVKVDHAGNLIGLEIGLGVRDKPDLAEEILGTVKTAQSKLAAAMQAGVTDPVGPEVMHQLVSRLEQAFPPPEPEGFTAPPSPRDEGDRFVPEEERQLPPAPKPPKPPEPPRAPRPSSDDGRDDDYFSDGDYLR; encoded by the coding sequence GTGACGAACCCTGAGCAGATGATCGCGGACTTCGAGGCCAGGATGGCCGAATCCCAGCGCAAGGCCGAGCGGATGGTCGGCGAGATCGAGGCGGTCTCGGTTTCCGCGCGCAGCAAGGACGGCCAGATCGGGGTGAAGGTCGACCACGCCGGCAATCTCATCGGCCTGGAGATCGGCCTGGGTGTGCGTGACAAACCCGACCTCGCCGAAGAGATCCTCGGCACCGTCAAGACCGCCCAAAGCAAGCTCGCCGCGGCGATGCAGGCCGGCGTCACCGACCCGGTCGGTCCCGAAGTGATGCACCAGCTGGTCAGCCGGCTCGAGCAGGCGTTCCCGCCACCCGAACCGGAAGGCTTCACCGCGCCGCCTTCGCCACGCGATGAGGGCGACCGGTTCGTGCCGGAAGAGGAGCGGCAGCTGCCCCCGGCGCCGAAACCGCCGAAGCCACCGGAGCCGCCGCGCGCGCCGCGCCCGTCGTCCGACGACGGTCGCGATGACGACTACTTCAGCGACGGCGACTACCTGCGCTGA
- a CDS encoding ESX secretion-associated protein EspG has translation MIFLPKAALLTAWEWERHGPPPAVLGADNLWLGDETRKRLDEKVLDVLASLRLASGGTLTREFRDVLRVLAKGAHQFTAWLGDIAADESGTVLVASDGPDALRLVRKGDTVRIDVVEPSRIAESLVDVLPPVPPARISPVSIPETRFSGEESYDLDDPTADRGGDPLVWARRLMAAERTGVHQCYAVNRGSRSAPITAVDVGGVGRVLTYVYPGRERMVSFQPGTRGALTDVLYATLNGLGGGR, from the coding sequence GTGATCTTTCTGCCCAAGGCTGCCCTGCTCACGGCGTGGGAGTGGGAGCGGCACGGCCCACCGCCCGCGGTCCTCGGCGCGGACAACCTCTGGCTCGGCGACGAGACCCGCAAGCGGCTCGACGAGAAGGTATTGGACGTCCTCGCGTCGCTCCGGCTCGCGTCGGGCGGCACGTTGACGCGCGAATTCCGTGACGTCCTGCGCGTCCTGGCGAAGGGCGCCCATCAGTTCACGGCGTGGCTGGGTGACATCGCGGCCGACGAGTCGGGCACGGTCCTGGTCGCGTCCGACGGCCCGGACGCGCTCCGTTTGGTTCGGAAGGGCGACACCGTCCGGATCGACGTCGTGGAGCCGTCGCGGATCGCGGAGTCGCTGGTGGACGTGCTGCCACCGGTCCCGCCGGCGCGGATTTCCCCGGTGTCGATCCCGGAGACGCGGTTTTCGGGCGAGGAGTCGTACGACCTCGACGACCCGACGGCAGATCGCGGCGGCGACCCGCTGGTTTGGGCGCGCCGTCTGATGGCGGCCGAGCGGACGGGCGTGCATCAGTGCTACGCGGTCAACCGCGGCTCGCGCAGCGCGCCGATCACGGCGGTGGACGTCGGCGGGGTCGGACGGGTGCTGACGTACGTGTACCCGGGGCGTGAGCGGATGGTCAGCTTTCAGCCGGGGACCCGGGGTGCGCTGACGGATGTGCTGTACGCGACGCTGAACGGGTTAGGGGGAGGACGATGA
- a CDS encoding DUF3558 domain-containing protein: protein MVVGTALLTSCTSERRTPGTASAAPTSSAELPNSGAPKVTDPLPAKVLEGSPCDSAFTADQLTGYLGQPGSPKPKDSELGPMCDWGSTSGSSAGILVIYETKNDEGISLAYKNEKPKAKRWVDDLAPVQGYPAVGYVDVGSTDNRTCVIVVGISDELAYSVSLSIGDSAVQAGKDACELGRGVADTVLTNLKARS, encoded by the coding sequence GTGGTCGTCGGCACGGCGTTGCTCACTTCATGCACGAGTGAACGGCGCACACCCGGCACCGCGTCGGCGGCGCCGACCAGTAGCGCGGAACTGCCGAACAGCGGTGCTCCCAAGGTGACGGACCCATTGCCCGCCAAAGTGCTGGAAGGCAGTCCCTGCGATTCGGCTTTCACCGCCGACCAGCTGACCGGCTATCTCGGACAACCAGGTTCGCCGAAACCGAAGGACTCGGAGCTGGGTCCCATGTGCGACTGGGGCAGTACCTCGGGAAGCAGTGCCGGCATCCTGGTCATCTACGAGACCAAGAACGACGAAGGCATCAGCCTCGCCTACAAAAACGAGAAGCCCAAGGCCAAACGCTGGGTCGACGACCTCGCCCCGGTCCAGGGTTACCCCGCGGTCGGCTACGTGGATGTGGGGTCGACCGACAATCGAACGTGTGTGATCGTCGTCGGCATCTCCGATGAGCTGGCGTACTCCGTCTCGCTGAGCATCGGTGACTCGGCGGTCCAGGCGGGCAAGGACGCGTGCGAACTCGGGCGCGGGGTCGCCGACACCGTGCTGACCAACCTCAAGGCGCGGTCCTGA
- a CDS encoding TetR/AcrR family transcriptional regulator gives MSHPTRRGRARAATEQDIRRTARKLLVEQGPEAVTLRAIARELGITAPALYRYYESRDDLVGTLRLDVCADLADELAEDIAELPDDGIMQLFAICKGFRRWALTHTKEFTLVFASPTGGVGSTTGSALSRVDEPFGRIFLAAAGRVLARTDIVLPSASGVPDELRDDLQKFQESLVTVLAESDRQVPVEKIDLGVTYLMIQFWARLYGHVTLEVFGNYPIPMSKPDVLFEAMLIDLAREIGLYSG, from the coding sequence ATGAGCCACCCCACCCGGAGGGGTCGCGCGCGTGCGGCTACCGAACAGGACATTCGGCGGACCGCTCGGAAGCTGCTCGTCGAGCAGGGACCCGAGGCGGTCACCCTGCGCGCCATCGCGCGGGAGCTGGGGATCACCGCGCCCGCGCTCTACCGGTACTACGAGTCGCGGGACGACCTCGTCGGGACCCTGCGGCTGGACGTCTGCGCCGATCTGGCGGACGAGCTCGCGGAGGACATCGCCGAGCTGCCGGACGACGGGATCATGCAGCTGTTCGCCATCTGCAAGGGCTTCCGGCGGTGGGCGCTCACCCACACGAAGGAATTCACGCTCGTCTTCGCGTCGCCGACGGGCGGCGTGGGGTCGACGACCGGGAGTGCGCTGAGCCGGGTCGACGAGCCGTTCGGACGGATCTTCCTGGCCGCCGCCGGGCGGGTGCTCGCGCGGACCGACATCGTGCTGCCGTCCGCCAGCGGGGTGCCCGACGAGCTGCGCGACGACCTCCAGAAGTTCCAGGAATCGCTGGTCACCGTGCTCGCCGAATCCGACCGGCAGGTGCCGGTGGAGAAGATCGACCTCGGCGTGACGTACCTGATGATCCAGTTCTGGGCCCGGCTCTACGGGCACGTCACGCTCGAGGTCTTCGGCAACTACCCGATCCCGATGTCCAAACCGGACGTCCTGTTCGAGGCGATGCTCATCGACCTCGCCCGGGAGATCGGGCTCTACTCCGGCTAA